The sequence TAGGAAGGTAGACGAAATTAAACGACCGATCGACGTAGCTAAACGTTGTTGTCTCGTAATTTGACCCATAAACCGGGCGTGTAACCACAATTTGTGCTGTTGCTTCAAATACGCCCTGTGTCAACGACTTGATCAGGTTGATATTGATGGAGCAGTTAATGCGCTCAGAGACCGTAAACTGGTCATTACTCCAGCGCCGGTTGTTCATGAATTCAGTGATAATTCCTTTCAGTTGACTGACGTAGGAAAAGTCGGTTTTCTGCTGAGCAAATAACTGGTCGGAATTAATGGTTACCTGACAGTTTAGTTCCTGCGCCTGTGCTGAGAACACACCGCAAAACAGACTTAGTGCTATGATTAGTTGTTTCATGCCGACAGCTTTTGTGCGATCAGATTTACCAGATCCTGCGCTACTTCATCTTTGGTTTTTAGCGCAAATTCGTGGGTTTGTTCGTCTTTGTCAATAACGGTAATTTTATTGGTATCGTGTCCGAAGCCTGCTCCCTGATCTCGTAAGGAGTTCAGCACAATCCAGTCCAATTGTTTGGACCGCAGTTTTTTTACGGCATTTTCACGTTCATCATTCGTTTCCAGCGCAAAGCCCATCAGCAATTGGCCCGGCCTTTTCTGACTACCCAGTGTGGCTGCAATGTCGGTAGTTTTGGTCAGTTCAAGCGAAAATTGTTGTTCTTTTTTCTTGATCTTCTGATCAGCCACATGCACAGGTGTATAATCGGCAACGGCCGCACTCCATACGGCTATATCGGAACTGGCAAAAGCTAGCTGTGAAGCCTCAAACATGTCCTGAGCTGATCGGACATCGATACGCCGGATCGATGGGTGGGGCAGTGGCAGAACCGTTGGCCCACTCACCAGCGTCACATCAGCACCCGCCTGGGCAAAAGCGCGGGCAATGGCATAACCCATTTTGCCCGTTGAATGATTGCTTATAAATCGAACCGGATCGATTGCTTCCTGGGTTGGCCCGGCTGTTACAAGGACCTGCTTGTTTTGCAGGGGGCCTAAAGCCTGCCTATCCTGCTGATCGCTCCGTACTCCCTGATTCTGAAACCAGAACGTATTCAGGAATTCGACTATGGTTTCAGGCTCCGCCAGACGACCCTCGCCAATTAAACCGCTGGCTAATTCTCCGTGTTCTGCATGGATGATATGATTTCCGAACGATTCGAGCCGGTGGATGTTTTCGACAGTCGTTGGATGTCGGTACATGTCTAAATCCATGGCAGGAGCGAAAAATACCGGGCACTTTGCCGACAAATAGACAGCCGAGAGTAGATCGTCGGTGAGGCCATGCGCGCAACGGGCCAGCGTATGA comes from Spirosoma aureum and encodes:
- the coaBC gene encoding bifunctional phosphopantothenoylcysteine decarboxylase/phosphopantothenate--cysteine ligase CoaBC; its protein translation is MNGKRILLGITGSISAYKSALLVRLLVKAGADVQVVMTQSAQEFITPLTLATLSKRPVLSTFVNDASGSWNNHVELGLWADALVIAPASAHTLARCAHGLTDDLLSAVYLSAKCPVFFAPAMDLDMYRHPTTVENIHRLESFGNHIIHAEHGELASGLIGEGRLAEPETIVEFLNTFWFQNQGVRSDQQDRQALGPLQNKQVLVTAGPTQEAIDPVRFISNHSTGKMGYAIARAFAQAGADVTLVSGPTVLPLPHPSIRRIDVRSAQDMFEASQLAFASSDIAVWSAAVADYTPVHVADQKIKKKEQQFSLELTKTTDIAATLGSQKRPGQLLMGFALETNDERENAVKKLRSKQLDWIVLNSLRDQGAGFGHDTNKITVIDKDEQTHEFALKTKDEVAQDLVNLIAQKLSA